A stretch of Sinorhizobium meliloti DNA encodes these proteins:
- a CDS encoding RNA polymerase factor sigma-32 produces MKTLTADRRMIKIAMEAPYLERDEEHALAQAWRNDNDQEARNKIAMSHMRLVISMAAKFRSFGLPMGDLVQEGHIGLLEAAARFEPSREVRFSTYATWWIRASMQDYVLRNWSIVRGGTSSAQKALFFNLRRLRARLAQGDRQLTSQAMHEEIAAALGVSLADVQTMDARLSGNDASLQAPIGSGDPDAGARLDFLASEAPLPDEQVSDLIDGERARRWLQVALGELSEREMKIIRARRLTEDGATLEELGVALGISKERVRQIETRALEKLRAALTAKAPALTASMH; encoded by the coding sequence ATGAAGACCCTCACAGCAGACAGGCGTATGATCAAGATTGCCATGGAAGCGCCCTATCTCGAGCGGGATGAGGAACATGCGCTCGCACAGGCCTGGCGGAACGATAACGACCAGGAGGCGCGCAACAAGATCGCAATGTCGCACATGCGTCTGGTGATTTCGATGGCGGCGAAGTTCCGCAGTTTCGGACTGCCCATGGGAGATCTCGTGCAGGAGGGGCATATCGGGCTGCTGGAAGCCGCAGCGCGTTTCGAGCCGAGCCGGGAGGTGCGTTTCTCGACCTATGCCACGTGGTGGATCCGCGCATCGATGCAGGACTACGTGCTACGCAACTGGTCGATCGTACGCGGCGGCACCAGTTCGGCGCAGAAGGCCTTGTTTTTCAATCTGCGCCGGTTGCGCGCGAGGCTCGCCCAGGGGGACAGGCAACTGACCTCGCAGGCGATGCACGAGGAGATCGCCGCGGCTCTCGGTGTCAGCCTTGCCGACGTGCAGACCATGGATGCGCGCCTTTCCGGAAACGACGCGTCGCTGCAGGCGCCGATCGGCAGCGGCGACCCGGATGCCGGCGCCCGGCTGGACTTCCTGGCGAGCGAGGCACCTCTGCCCGACGAGCAGGTGAGCGATCTGATCGACGGCGAGCGCGCCCGCCGATGGCTGCAGGTCGCGCTCGGAGAGCTCAGCGAGCGTGAAATGAAGATCATTCGCGCCCGCCGCCTGACGGAGGATGGCGCCACGCTGGAGGAGCTCGGCGTCGCGCTTGGAATATCGAAGGAGCGCGTGCGGCAGATCGAGACGCGCGCACTCGAAAAACTTCGTGCGGCGCTCACCGCCAAGGCGCCGGCGCTGACGGCGTCGATGCATTGA
- a CDS encoding ABC-F family ATP-binding cassette domain-containing protein — protein MAPPILKLDDILLTFGGTPLLAGAGLQVEPGDRICLVGRNGSGKSTLMKIAAGLAEPQSGEIFRHPSVTIRYLHQAPDFDGFDTVQAYAEAGLGPGDDPYRVAYLLQHLGLTGEEEPTRLSGGEARRAALARVLAPEPDILLLDEPTNHLDLPTIEWLEDELVRSRSALVLISHDRRFLEKVSTATVWLDRGQSRRLDRGFAHFEAWRDEVLEAEELEQHKLGKAIEREEHWLRYGVTARRKRNMRRLGELQDMRARHRGHKGPQGTVQATVADARESGKLVIEAEKITKAYGDRTIVAPFSIRVHRGDRIGLVGPNGAGKTTLLKLLTGQLAPDTGSVKLGTNLEIATLDQKREELNLDETLAHYLTDGRGETLLVNGEQRHVTGYMKEFLFQPEQARTPIRDLSGGERARLMLARILARPTNLLILDEPTNDLDIETLDLLQEIVAGFSGTVILVSHDRDFLDRTVTSTIAPANPEAPDGRWIEYAGGYSDMMAQRRGALEERRRSEKAEKARSSGASSSPSEPQKAKGKLSFKQKFALENLPKEIARSEAEIAKREEKMADPDLFSRDPNGFAKLAAELEKLRTDLTRMEEEWLELEMLREELEGSAGGP, from the coding sequence TTGGCGCCTCCCATCCTGAAGCTTGACGACATTCTACTGACCTTCGGCGGCACGCCGCTGCTCGCGGGTGCGGGCCTGCAGGTCGAGCCGGGCGATCGCATCTGCCTCGTCGGCCGCAACGGTTCGGGCAAATCGACGCTGATGAAGATCGCCGCCGGGCTTGCAGAACCCCAGTCGGGCGAGATCTTCAGGCATCCATCGGTGACGATACGCTATCTCCACCAGGCGCCCGATTTCGACGGCTTCGATACGGTCCAGGCCTATGCGGAAGCCGGCCTCGGACCAGGCGACGATCCCTACCGGGTCGCCTACCTGCTGCAGCATCTGGGGCTGACCGGGGAGGAAGAGCCGACGCGCCTTTCCGGCGGCGAGGCGCGTCGTGCCGCCCTTGCCCGTGTGCTTGCGCCGGAACCCGACATTCTGCTTCTCGACGAACCGACGAACCATCTCGATCTGCCGACGATCGAGTGGCTGGAAGACGAGCTTGTCCGCAGCCGTTCGGCGCTGGTGCTGATTTCGCACGACCGGCGCTTCCTCGAAAAGGTGTCGACGGCGACCGTCTGGCTGGACCGCGGCCAATCGCGCCGCCTCGATCGCGGCTTCGCGCATTTCGAGGCCTGGCGCGACGAGGTGCTGGAGGCGGAAGAGCTCGAACAGCACAAGCTCGGCAAGGCGATCGAGCGCGAAGAGCACTGGCTGCGCTACGGCGTGACCGCAAGGCGCAAGCGCAACATGCGCCGGCTCGGCGAGCTGCAGGACATGCGGGCCCGCCATCGCGGGCACAAGGGGCCGCAGGGCACGGTCCAGGCCACCGTGGCCGACGCCAGGGAATCGGGCAAGCTCGTGATCGAGGCGGAGAAGATCACCAAGGCCTATGGCGATCGCACGATCGTCGCGCCGTTCTCGATCCGCGTCCACCGCGGCGACCGCATCGGCCTCGTCGGACCGAACGGCGCCGGCAAGACGACGTTGCTGAAGCTCCTGACCGGTCAGCTCGCGCCGGACACGGGCAGCGTCAAGCTAGGCACCAATCTGGAGATCGCCACGCTCGACCAGAAACGCGAGGAGCTGAACCTGGACGAGACGCTGGCGCATTATCTGACCGACGGGCGCGGCGAGACCCTCCTCGTCAATGGCGAGCAGCGCCATGTCACCGGCTACATGAAGGAATTCCTCTTCCAGCCGGAGCAGGCGCGAACGCCCATCCGCGACCTGTCCGGCGGCGAACGCGCGCGTCTCATGCTCGCCCGCATCCTGGCACGCCCGACCAACCTCCTGATCCTCGACGAACCGACCAACGACCTCGATATCGAGACGCTGGACCTGCTGCAGGAGATCGTGGCCGGATTTTCCGGAACGGTGATCCTGGTCAGCCACGACCGCGATTTCCTCGACCGTACCGTGACCTCGACCATCGCGCCGGCCAACCCGGAGGCGCCCGATGGCCGCTGGATCGAATATGCCGGGGGCTATTCCGACATGATGGCGCAGCGCCGCGGCGCACTCGAGGAAAGGCGCCGGAGCGAGAAAGCCGAGAAGGCCAGATCGAGCGGCGCCTCCTCGTCGCCGAGCGAACCTCAGAAGGCGAAGGGCAAGCTCTCCTTCAAGCAGAAATTCGCGCTCGAAAACCTGCCGAAGGAGATTGCCAGGTCGGAGGCGGAGATCGCGAAGCGGGAAGAGAAGATGGCAGATCCCGACCTTTTCTCGCGCGACCCGAACGGCTTTGCCAAGCTCGCCGCCGAGCTCGAGAAGCTCAGGACGGACCTCACGCGCATGGAAGAGGAATGGCTCGAACTGGAAATGCTGCGCGAGGAACTCGAGGGCTCAGCGGGCGGACCGTGA
- the thiQ gene encoding thiamine ABC transporter ATP-binding protein yields the protein MSSTALAVKGVEISFETTTLAFDCAVPAKRIVAVAGASGSGKSTLFNIIAGFEQPGRGEVRILGEEMTGRAPAERPVSIIFQEHNLFAHLDVATNVGFGISPALRLDAANRTKVEDALARVGLAGFGKRLPPTLSGGERQRVALARAFVRHRPILLLDEPFAALDPGMRAEMRALISDLHEEEGNTILMITHHPDDVRALADSVLFLDRGRIVAHDEVDRFLGRRDIAAINRFLGNEG from the coding sequence ATGAGTTCCACCGCTCTCGCCGTCAAGGGCGTCGAGATAAGCTTCGAAACGACGACGCTCGCCTTCGACTGCGCGGTTCCCGCGAAGCGGATCGTCGCCGTGGCCGGCGCCTCCGGCTCGGGCAAGTCGACGCTCTTCAACATCATCGCCGGCTTCGAGCAACCGGGGCGCGGGGAAGTCCGCATCCTCGGCGAGGAAATGACCGGTCGGGCGCCGGCGGAACGGCCGGTCTCGATCATATTCCAGGAACATAACCTCTTCGCACATCTCGACGTCGCCACCAATGTCGGCTTCGGCATCAGCCCGGCGCTGCGACTGGATGCGGCCAACCGCACGAAAGTGGAGGATGCACTGGCCCGGGTCGGGCTCGCCGGTTTTGGCAAGCGCCTGCCGCCGACGCTTTCAGGCGGCGAACGCCAGAGGGTCGCGCTCGCGCGCGCCTTCGTGCGGCACCGCCCGATCCTCCTGCTCGACGAGCCTTTCGCCGCGCTCGACCCCGGCATGCGCGCCGAGATGCGGGCACTCATCAGCGATCTGCACGAGGAGGAAGGCAACACGATACTGATGATCACACATCATCCCGATGACGTGAGGGCGCTCGCCGACAGCGTTCTTTTTCTCGACCGGGGCCGGATTGTCGCCCATGATGAAGTCGATCGGTTCCTCGGGCGCCGCGACATCGCTGCGATCAACCGGTTCCTCGGCAACGAAGGATGA
- a CDS encoding amino acid ABC transporter permease: MTPVQSSDTSGKDDYPWWLIALLVIAAALAAVIAANDIFTQVFTVVLKGLGVTVFVTLVGFVLATVLGLGVALMALSEHVVLRQIARFYTEVIRGVPILVLLFYIAFVGAPALVTVANFVAAPLISAGWIEPFVVSDVSLMWRAIMALMIGYSAFIAEVFRAGIQSVDKGQVEAAKALGLSRYQRFRLVVFPQAIRVILPPLGNDFVAMVKDSSLVSVLGVADITQMGKVYASGSFRFFETYSIVAYVYLVLTIGLSLALRAVERRLRRSQVR, translated from the coding sequence ATGACGCCGGTCCAATCATCCGACACTTCCGGGAAGGACGATTATCCCTGGTGGCTGATCGCCCTTCTCGTGATCGCTGCGGCACTGGCCGCGGTCATCGCCGCCAATGATATCTTCACGCAGGTATTCACCGTCGTCCTGAAGGGGTTGGGCGTCACCGTTTTCGTCACTCTCGTCGGTTTCGTGCTCGCAACGGTGCTCGGCCTCGGCGTGGCCCTGATGGCGCTTTCCGAGCATGTGGTCCTGCGCCAGATCGCGCGCTTCTATACGGAAGTCATCCGCGGCGTACCGATCCTCGTGCTGCTGTTCTATATCGCCTTCGTCGGCGCGCCTGCGCTGGTGACGGTCGCGAATTTCGTGGCGGCGCCGCTGATTTCGGCGGGCTGGATCGAGCCGTTCGTCGTTAGCGACGTGTCGCTGATGTGGCGGGCAATCATGGCGCTGATGATCGGCTATTCGGCCTTCATCGCCGAAGTCTTCCGCGCCGGCATCCAGTCGGTCGACAAGGGCCAGGTGGAGGCGGCAAAGGCGCTCGGGCTCTCCCGCTACCAGCGCTTTCGCCTCGTCGTCTTTCCGCAGGCGATCCGCGTCATCCTGCCGCCGCTCGGCAACGACTTCGTGGCGATGGTCAAGGATTCCTCCCTCGTCTCGGTGCTCGGCGTCGCCGACATCACCCAGATGGGCAAGGTCTATGCCTCAGGCTCCTTCCGCTTCTTCGAGACCTATTCCATCGTCGCCTATGTCTATCTCGTGCTGACGATTGGGTTGTCGCTGGCCCTTCGGGCGGTCGAGCGGCGGTTGAGGCGGTCGCAAGTGCGATAG
- a CDS encoding GNAT family N-acetyltransferase, with protein sequence MPDMLVRLYALPEGRPSRLDPDVRIRRALAAERRVVIPWIEERFGAGWAGEAETAFSSTPARIHIAHHRDRIVGFACHDVTALGFFGPTGVDAAMRGKGIGEALLVESLLSMRAAGYAYAIIGGVGPADFYARAVGAVEIAGSTPGIYDGMLFPGDPASGT encoded by the coding sequence ATGCCAGACATGCTCGTCCGCCTCTATGCCTTGCCCGAGGGCCGTCCATCGCGTCTCGACCCCGACGTCCGCATCCGGCGGGCGCTTGCGGCCGAGCGGCGGGTCGTCATTCCCTGGATCGAGGAGCGCTTCGGGGCCGGGTGGGCCGGCGAGGCCGAAACCGCCTTCTCCTCGACGCCGGCGCGCATCCACATCGCTCACCATCGGGACCGGATCGTGGGCTTCGCCTGCCATGACGTAACCGCGCTCGGCTTCTTCGGTCCGACCGGAGTGGACGCGGCCATGCGCGGCAAGGGCATCGGCGAGGCCCTGCTCGTCGAAAGCCTGCTGTCCATGCGCGCCGCCGGCTATGCCTATGCGATCATCGGCGGGGTCGGCCCCGCCGATTTCTATGCCCGCGCGGTCGGTGCGGTGGAGATCGCCGGATCGACGCCCGGCATCTATGACGGCATGCTTTTCCCCGGGGATCCGGCGTCCGGAACCTGA
- the thiP gene encoding thiamine/thiamine pyrophosphate ABC transporter permease ThiP: MSGTKESRMTIAAGAFALGGILLFVGLAGAALLGQSAGSAGGGPLFDAYIWRITRFTLLQASLSTLLAILFAIPVARALARQASFPGRIWVLRLLALPLGLPALVAALGLIEIWGRQGLLNRVLSAAGLEQPVSIYGLSGILIAHVFFNMPLAARLMLAGIERIPAEYWRTSANLGMGSFATFRFIEWPVIRGLLPGIAGLIFMLCATSFTLVLTLGGGPAASTIEVAIYQALRFDFDPPRAIALSALQVALTGALLLVLKLIAPAPLEGETSGRAIRRFDGASGLSRLADRIWLILAVILVGLPFAAIAYSGSKADLVRLVSEPAFHRALAMSATIALVSATISVAIAALMIRTERLALAQRRPGAAPRLFAGTIGASTSFILLVPPVVLGAGWFLLLRPFGDVARFAPAVVVAINALMALPFVHRVLAPAMATHAARTARLAASLGIGGFHRLLWIDWPGLRKPLFVAFSFAMALSLGDLGAVALFGSEDMVTLPYLLYSRMGSYRTADAAGLALVLGLLCLVLTVLGTAGEERPPEGKST; encoded by the coding sequence TTGTCCGGCACAAAGGAAAGCAGGATGACCATCGCCGCCGGCGCCTTCGCCCTCGGCGGCATCCTGCTTTTCGTCGGCCTCGCCGGCGCGGCACTGCTTGGACAGTCGGCCGGCAGCGCCGGCGGTGGTCCGCTTTTCGATGCCTATATCTGGCGCATCACACGCTTCACGCTGTTGCAGGCCAGCCTCTCGACACTTCTTGCCATCCTATTCGCCATACCGGTTGCCCGGGCACTTGCCCGCCAGGCTTCGTTCCCCGGCCGCATCTGGGTGCTGCGGCTTCTGGCGCTGCCACTCGGCCTGCCGGCGCTCGTCGCCGCACTCGGGCTCATCGAAATCTGGGGCCGGCAGGGGCTCTTGAACAGGGTGCTTTCGGCAGCCGGGCTGGAGCAGCCGGTCAGCATCTATGGCCTCTCCGGCATTCTCATTGCCCATGTCTTCTTCAACATGCCGCTCGCCGCACGCTTGATGCTTGCCGGCATCGAGCGCATTCCGGCCGAATACTGGCGCACCAGCGCCAATCTCGGCATGGGATCCTTCGCCACCTTTCGCTTCATCGAGTGGCCGGTTATCCGCGGATTGCTTCCCGGCATCGCCGGGCTCATCTTCATGCTCTGCGCCACCAGCTTCACGCTCGTGCTGACGCTTGGCGGCGGGCCGGCCGCCAGCACGATCGAAGTGGCGATCTATCAGGCGCTGCGCTTCGACTTCGACCCGCCGCGGGCGATCGCCCTTTCGGCACTTCAGGTCGCCCTTACCGGAGCGCTGCTTCTCGTCCTGAAATTGATCGCGCCGGCACCGCTGGAGGGAGAGACCAGCGGCAGGGCCATCCGGCGTTTCGACGGCGCAAGCGGTCTGTCGCGGCTTGCCGACCGGATCTGGCTGATACTCGCGGTCATCCTCGTCGGCCTGCCATTTGCGGCCATCGCCTATAGCGGATCGAAGGCCGACCTCGTCCGTCTCGTGAGCGAGCCGGCATTCCATCGGGCGCTCGCCATGAGCGCGACGATCGCCCTTGTCTCCGCCACGATCTCCGTCGCCATCGCGGCGCTGATGATCCGTACCGAACGGCTCGCGCTGGCGCAGCGGCGCCCCGGAGCGGCGCCTCGCCTCTTTGCAGGCACGATCGGCGCGAGCACCTCCTTCATACTGCTCGTGCCTCCCGTCGTGCTCGGCGCCGGATGGTTCCTGCTCCTGAGACCTTTCGGCGACGTCGCCCGTTTCGCGCCGGCCGTCGTCGTCGCCATCAATGCGCTGATGGCGCTTCCCTTCGTTCACCGGGTGCTCGCGCCGGCCATGGCGACGCATGCCGCGCGCACCGCGCGCCTTGCCGCGAGCCTTGGCATCGGCGGCTTTCACCGCCTGCTGTGGATCGACTGGCCGGGCCTGCGCAAGCCTCTCTTTGTCGCCTTTTCCTTTGCCATGGCCCTCTCGCTCGGCGATCTGGGAGCAGTCGCTCTTTTCGGCTCCGAGGACATGGTAACCCTCCCCTATCTGCTCTATAGCCGGATGGGCAGCTATCGCACCGCGGATGCGGCCGGACTGGCGCTGGTTCTCGGCCTTCTCTGCCTTGTCCTGACGGTGCTCGGCACGGCGGGAGAGGAGAGGCCGCCCGAAGGTAAAAGCACATGA
- a CDS encoding thiamine diphosphokinase: MTRSPFTILLGGALTPTDRLARQLEGSRFVAADGGMRHARTLGVVPDLWVGDFDSTDEALLAEFAGVPRERHPAAKNATDGEIAVEAALERGATSLVFAGGLGGARSDHAFLHLLGTVALAESGVAVMMTSGEEEAYPLLPGSQEIELPKGSLFSILGFADLDGLSIENVRYPLKDFHLPFGSSRTISNIADGTVRFTLKSGRAVILARPYDLSGA, from the coding sequence ATGACCCGATCACCCTTCACCATCCTGCTCGGCGGCGCGCTGACGCCGACAGACCGGCTCGCTCGACAGCTCGAAGGCAGCCGCTTCGTCGCCGCCGACGGCGGCATGCGCCATGCAAGGACGCTGGGGGTCGTTCCCGATCTCTGGGTCGGCGACTTCGATTCCACGGACGAGGCGCTTCTGGCGGAGTTCGCCGGCGTCCCGCGTGAACGCCATCCGGCTGCCAAGAACGCGACCGATGGGGAGATCGCCGTCGAGGCGGCCCTTGAGCGTGGCGCGACCTCGCTCGTCTTCGCGGGCGGACTCGGCGGCGCGCGCAGCGATCACGCTTTCCTGCACCTCCTCGGCACCGTCGCGCTTGCCGAGAGCGGCGTTGCGGTGATGATGACCTCCGGCGAGGAGGAGGCCTATCCGCTGCTGCCCGGCTCGCAGGAGATCGAGTTGCCGAAAGGCAGCCTCTTCTCGATCCTCGGCTTTGCGGACCTTGACGGTCTCTCGATCGAGAACGTGCGCTACCCGCTGAAGGATTTTCATCTGCCCTTCGGCTCGTCGCGCACCATTTCGAACATCGCGGATGGCACGGTCCGCTTCACCCTGAAATCCGGCCGGGCCGTCATTCTCGCCCGGCCCTATGATCTTTCCGGAGCCTGA
- the thiB gene encoding thiamine ABC transporter substrate binding subunit, with amino-acid sequence MSSSLHRKILGRLAIAAASIAAFSVSAAAAEKTLTVYTYESFITEWGPGAKVAEAFEKTCDCKVDYVGVADGVELLTRLKLEGQGSKADIVLGLDTNLVAEAKATGFFAPHGADTASVKVPGGFSDDTFIPYDYGHFAVVYDTEALKDPPKSLKELVEGDPSQKIVIEDPRTSTPGLGLLLWVKSVYGDKAGEAWAKLKDRVLTVTPGWSEAYGLFTKGEAPMVLSYTTSPAYHMVAENTERYQAAPFAEGHYIQIEVAALTKNAKDPELARNFLTFMIGPEFQSIIPTTNWMMPVTATKEPLPEAFGKLVDPQKTFLIPSGEVAASRKAWIDEWLAAMSRN; translated from the coding sequence ATGTCCAGTTCACTCCATCGAAAAATCCTTGGCCGGCTTGCGATCGCCGCCGCTTCGATCGCGGCATTTTCCGTGAGCGCGGCGGCCGCGGAAAAAACGCTGACGGTCTATACCTATGAGAGCTTCATCACCGAATGGGGGCCGGGCGCCAAGGTGGCGGAAGCGTTCGAGAAGACCTGTGACTGCAAGGTCGACTATGTAGGGGTCGCCGACGGGGTCGAACTCCTGACGCGGCTGAAGCTCGAAGGTCAGGGATCGAAGGCCGACATCGTACTCGGCCTCGACACCAATCTGGTGGCGGAGGCGAAGGCGACCGGCTTCTTCGCACCGCACGGCGCCGATACCGCTTCCGTCAAGGTTCCGGGCGGCTTCTCCGACGACACCTTCATACCCTATGACTACGGCCATTTCGCCGTTGTCTACGACACAGAGGCACTGAAGGACCCACCGAAGAGCCTCAAGGAACTGGTCGAGGGCGATCCGTCGCAGAAGATCGTCATCGAGGACCCGCGGACCTCAACCCCCGGCCTCGGCCTCCTGCTCTGGGTGAAGTCGGTCTATGGCGACAAGGCCGGCGAGGCCTGGGCGAAGCTCAAGGACCGCGTGCTGACGGTCACGCCGGGCTGGTCGGAAGCCTATGGTCTCTTCACAAAGGGCGAGGCGCCGATGGTTCTCTCCTACACCACCTCGCCTGCCTATCACATGGTCGCGGAGAACACCGAGCGCTACCAGGCGGCCCCCTTCGCCGAAGGCCACTATATCCAGATCGAAGTCGCCGCATTGACGAAGAACGCGAAGGACCCGGAACTCGCCCGGAACTTCCTGACCTTCATGATCGGTCCGGAATTCCAGTCGATCATCCCGACGACCAACTGGATGATGCCGGTGACGGCGACCAAGGAGCCGCTGCCGGAAGCCTTCGGCAAGCTCGTCGACCCGCAAAAGACGTTCCTCATTCCCTCCGGGGAGGTCGCCGCCAGCCGCAAGGCCTGGATCGACGAATGGCTGGCCGCCATGAGCCGGAACTGA
- a CDS encoding M48 family metalloprotease — protein sequence MNGWFPRRHGAVRARALVALAATTLIAGCQSVIEQTYEPTVSPSSNPQIVEEVQKNDPRAQLGAREHPRIVASYGGEYRDAKTERLVARITGALTAVSENPQQSYRITILNSPAINAFALPGGYLYVTRGLLALANDASEVAAVLSHEMAHVTANHGIQRQQREEAEVIASRVVSEVLSSDLAGKQALARGKLRLAAFSRNQELQADVIGVRMLGEAGYDPYAAARFLDSMAAYSRFSAVDPEADQSLDFLSSHPNAPQRVDLARRHARAFGPEGTSGDRGRDYYLAGIDGILYGDSPQEGYVRGQTFLHGQLGIRFDVPTGFQIDNKAEAVLATGAGEVAIRFDGIADTSRRSLTDYIASGWVTGLKPDTIRPITVNGLEAATARASADRWDFDVTVIRFGERIYRFLTAVPKGSSALEPTANQLRTSFRRMTSGEVQSLKPLRVRVVTVRSGDTIATLAARMMGTDRKLDLFRLINAMQITSTVRPGDKVKIISE from the coding sequence ATGAATGGCTGGTTTCCGCGGCGGCATGGAGCCGTTCGCGCACGAGCGCTGGTCGCATTGGCTGCCACGACGCTGATCGCTGGCTGCCAATCCGTGATCGAGCAGACCTACGAGCCCACCGTTTCGCCATCCTCCAATCCGCAGATCGTCGAGGAAGTGCAGAAGAACGACCCGCGGGCCCAACTCGGCGCGCGCGAGCATCCGCGCATCGTGGCGAGCTACGGCGGAGAATACCGCGACGCCAAGACCGAGCGGCTGGTCGCCCGGATCACCGGCGCCCTGACGGCGGTTTCGGAAAACCCGCAGCAATCCTACCGCATCACGATCCTCAACTCGCCGGCAATCAACGCTTTCGCGCTTCCGGGCGGCTATCTCTACGTGACGCGCGGCCTGCTGGCGCTTGCCAACGACGCCTCGGAAGTGGCCGCCGTACTCTCGCACGAGATGGCGCATGTGACGGCCAATCACGGCATCCAGCGCCAGCAGCGCGAGGAGGCTGAGGTGATCGCCAGCCGTGTCGTGTCCGAGGTGCTTTCCTCCGACCTTGCCGGGAAGCAGGCGCTTGCCCGCGGCAAGCTGCGCCTTGCCGCCTTCTCGCGCAATCAGGAACTGCAGGCCGACGTGATCGGCGTCCGCATGCTGGGCGAGGCCGGATACGACCCCTATGCGGCAGCGCGCTTCCTCGATTCCATGGCCGCCTATAGCCGCTTCAGCGCGGTGGACCCGGAGGCGGACCAGAGTCTGGACTTCCTGTCGAGCCACCCCAACGCGCCGCAGCGCGTCGATCTCGCGCGCCGGCATGCCCGCGCCTTCGGCCCCGAGGGGACGAGCGGCGACCGCGGGCGCGACTATTATCTCGCCGGCATCGACGGTATCCTCTATGGCGACAGCCCGCAGGAGGGCTATGTCCGCGGACAGACCTTCCTGCATGGCCAGCTCGGCATACGCTTCGACGTGCCCACCGGCTTCCAGATCGACAACAAGGCCGAGGCGGTGCTCGCCACCGGGGCGGGCGAGGTCGCCATTCGTTTCGACGGCATCGCCGACACGAGCCGGCGCAGCCTGACCGACTACATCGCCAGCGGCTGGGTAACGGGCCTCAAGCCCGATACGATCCGCCCGATCACCGTCAACGGCCTCGAGGCCGCAACGGCGCGCGCATCGGCAGACCGCTGGGATTTCGATGTCACGGTGATCAGGTTCGGCGAGCGCATCTACCGCTTCCTGACGGCCGTTCCGAAGGGCTCGAGCGCACTCGAGCCGACGGCAAACCAGTTGCGAACCTCCTTCCGCCGCATGACGTCCGGCGAGGTCCAGTCGTTGAAGCCGCTGCGCGTCCGGGTGGTCACGGTCAGGTCCGGCGATACGATCGCTACCCTTGCGGCCCGCATGATGGGTACAGACCGCAAGCTCGATCTTTTCCGGCTGATCAATGCGATGCAGATCACATCGACCGTCAGACCCGGCGACAAGGTGAAGATCATTTCGGAGTGA
- a CDS encoding CarD family transcriptional regulator — protein sequence MTTQQKKSSTRQGFKTGESIVYPAHGVGQIVAIEEQEVAGMKLELFVIDFEKDKMRLKVPVAKAVGIGMRKLSETDFVDRALKVVQGKARVKRTMWSRRAQEYDAKINSGDLISIAEVVRDLYRAENQPEQSYSERQLYEAALDRMAREIAAVNRMSETEAVRLVEANLNKGPKRGKAIEEDDAQDEAA from the coding sequence ATGACCACCCAGCAGAAGAAATCTTCAACGCGCCAAGGCTTCAAGACCGGTGAATCGATCGTTTACCCGGCCCATGGCGTTGGCCAGATCGTCGCGATCGAGGAGCAGGAAGTCGCGGGCATGAAGCTCGAACTCTTTGTCATCGACTTCGAGAAGGACAAGATGCGTCTCAAGGTGCCGGTGGCGAAGGCTGTGGGCATCGGCATGCGTAAGCTGTCCGAAACCGATTTCGTCGACCGCGCGTTGAAGGTCGTGCAGGGCAAGGCGCGCGTGAAGCGGACCATGTGGTCGCGCCGCGCTCAGGAATACGATGCCAAGATCAATTCCGGCGATCTCATTTCCATCGCGGAAGTCGTACGCGACCTCTATCGCGCCGAGAACCAGCCGGAACAGTCCTATTCCGAGCGCCAGCTCTATGAAGCCGCGCTTGACCGGATGGCGCGCGAAATCGCTGCCGTGAACAGGATGTCGGAAACTGAGGCCGTTCGCCTTGTCGAGGCCAATCTCAACAAGGGCCCGAAGCGCGGCAAGGCTATCGAAGAAGACGACGCACAGGACGAAGCCGCTTAA